Below is a window of Dissulfuribacter thermophilus DNA.
CGCAACAGACATGATCACCCTCTCGCCCCACAGAATGGAATAAGGAAATGATGGAATATCACTCATATGGATTCCAGCACAAACAACTATGCCACCCTTTTTGACAGCTTTTAATGCTTGGGGGACCAAAGGACCAGAAGGAGCAAATATGATGGCTGCATCAAGAGGAACGGGTGGAAGCTCATCTGATCCACCGCTCCACTTACATCCTAAATCTTTGGCAAAAGACTGCTTTTCAAGATCACCTGGACGAGTGAAACAGTAGACATCGTGACCTTCAAAAACTGCGACCTGGGCAATGATATGTGCAGCGGCACCGAACCCATACAGGCCGAGGTTCTTTTTTCCCCTTACCATTGAATAGGACCGATATCCAATAAGCCCTGCACATAAAAGAGGAGCTGCATGTTCTGGGCAGTAGCCTTTGGGCATGTGGAAGGCGAAACTTTCATGGGCAACAGTATATTCTGCAAAACCGCCTGGTCTTGAAAAACCAGTAAACTCAGGAGAGTCGCAGAGGTTTTCAAGGCCCCTATTGCAATATTCACATACCCCGCAGGTCTTCCCAAGCCAAGGCACCCCCACTCTGTCCCCTTCCCTAAATTTTGTCACTCCATCACCACACTTTGTGACTATCCCGACAATTTCATGACCCGGTATAACTGGATATGAGGGGGCAGTGAGATCTCCATCAACTATGTGTATGTCAGTCCTACATACCGCACACGCCTCTACCTTGATCAAGATCTCACCTTTCCCAGGTACTGGGGTGGGTAGCTCTTTTTGAACCAACTCTCTATTAGGGGAATCTAGGACCATGGCTAACATGTTAATTCTCCTTATTGCACCAACCTCTTTCAAAGTGTATATATTACATTCCTTATTTGACAAGCTAAATTCCAAATTATGTATCTTAAATGCCTGAGAAGAAGTACCCAAGTACGTCTGCGTACCCTCCGCCTTGCATCTTCGGCCAACTTGCGAGCTACATAATTTGGGATAATATTACCATTGAGTGGGGATGTAGCTCAGTTGGGAGAGCGCCACGTTCGCAACGTGGAGGCCGGGGGTTCGATCCCCCCCATCTCCACCATTTCTTTGAAACCAGCTAATATCCAACCCCTATAGGTGTCGAGTTTTCCAACGATG
It encodes the following:
- a CDS encoding zinc-dependent alcohol dehydrogenase family protein, with the protein product MLAMVLDSPNRELVQKELPTPVPGKGEILIKVEACAVCRTDIHIVDGDLTAPSYPVIPGHEIVGIVTKCGDGVTKFREGDRVGVPWLGKTCGVCEYCNRGLENLCDSPEFTGFSRPGGFAEYTVAHESFAFHMPKGYCPEHAAPLLCAGLIGYRSYSMVRGKKNLGLYGFGAAAHIIAQVAVFEGHDVYCFTRPGDLEKQSFAKDLGCKWSGGSDELPPVPLDAAIIFAPSGPLVPQALKAVKKGGIVVCAGIHMSDIPSFPYSILWGERVIMSVANLTRKDASEFLAIAPKVPVRTQIKVYDLKDANLAISEIKEGKIRGAAVLKPNC